In a genomic window of Acidobacteriota bacterium:
- a CDS encoding alpha/beta fold hydrolase — translation MKEHWIVDEPSGQAKASLILAHGAGAAMDTPFMDSLARAMAQGGVRVIRFEFPYMQQRRQDGRLRPPDRPPKLLAAWKEAIEDARAEFPSQPLFIGGKSMGGRIASMVADEFRVTGLICLGYPFHPPGRPQNLRTEHLEDLTTPTLILQGERDPFGKPEEIAGYTLSDAISVEYLPDGDHSFKPRKSSGHTLDENINTSIGKMREFIDGN, via the coding sequence ATGAAAGAACACTGGATTGTCGACGAGCCCAGCGGGCAAGCAAAAGCCTCCCTGATTCTGGCCCATGGCGCGGGAGCGGCCATGGATACGCCCTTCATGGACTCGCTGGCGCGAGCAATGGCGCAAGGCGGGGTGCGCGTGATCCGCTTCGAGTTTCCCTACATGCAGCAGCGCCGCCAGGATGGCCGGCTCCGCCCGCCCGACCGCCCGCCCAAGCTGCTGGCGGCCTGGAAAGAAGCCATCGAGGACGCCCGCGCCGAGTTCCCTTCCCAGCCCCTCTTCATCGGCGGCAAGTCGATGGGCGGACGCATCGCCAGCATGGTCGCAGACGAGTTCCGAGTGACCGGCCTTATCTGCCTGGGCTACCCCTTCCACCCTCCGGGACGCCCTCAAAACCTGCGCACCGAGCACCTTGAGGACCTGACCACTCCCACCCTGATCCTTCAAGGCGAACGCGATCCTTTCGGCAAGCCCGAGGAGATTGCCGGCTACACCCTCTCCGACGCCATCAGCGTCGAGTACCTCCCCGACGGCGACCACTCCTTCAAACCCCGCAAGTCTTCCGGCCACACCCTGGATGAAAACATCAATACCTCCATCGGTAAGATGCGGGAATTCATCGACGGGAACTAG
- a CDS encoding M28 family peptidase: MRTRSSFRLGLPALALLLTVSFLLQGSTLPDLPDKSLGTINADELRMHIEFLASPELGGRYTLSPQLAVVNRYLASRLRAYGFKGAVEGSFLQEYDVRRSLPKPQDSLLTLTSNQGTEHSFRYGEFVLDGPSVDFQGEVVFVGYGISAPEQGHDDYADLDLQGKVAFALSGGPAGMDDVPDAGEKSVMASRAGAAGFLSMPPERFLRVMRRPTFKRFILSRDQVSLVESPSVNRPSAVILTPDSAAPLLTAAGLVLDIAYDPPPKFDMTPRSLGIRAEAQVAMDEEIFKVANVAGILEGSDPGLKDQHIVISAHQDHLETRDDGTIFPGADDDASGVAAVLEIAQSFAAFPPRRSILVMFHSGEEEGLLGSRYNTDVAPAVPLESIVANLNMDMIGRSKGEDASGPGNSLLTGPNGVYVIGADRISRQLHDINISTNQDFEKLDFDYTLNDPSHPSRLYYRSDHWNYGKHEVPFIFFFSGIHEDYHRPSDTVDKIDFAKTTAVARHIFALAWRLATMEERVKAD; encoded by the coding sequence ATGAGAACGCGCTCATCGTTTCGCCTGGGCCTTCCGGCTCTGGCGCTGCTGCTTACGGTTTCTTTCCTTTTGCAGGGAAGCACCCTTCCCGATCTCCCCGACAAGTCGCTGGGCACCATCAATGCCGACGAATTGCGCATGCACATCGAGTTTCTGGCCTCTCCGGAACTGGGCGGACGCTACACCCTCAGCCCTCAACTGGCCGTGGTCAACCGCTACCTGGCTTCTCGCCTGCGGGCTTACGGATTCAAGGGAGCGGTGGAGGGATCGTTCCTCCAGGAATACGACGTGCGCAGATCGCTTCCCAAACCCCAGGACAGCTTGCTGACCCTGACCTCCAATCAGGGAACCGAACATAGCTTTCGCTACGGCGAGTTCGTGCTGGACGGCCCCTCGGTGGACTTTCAAGGCGAGGTGGTCTTCGTCGGCTACGGCATTTCCGCCCCCGAGCAGGGACATGACGACTACGCCGACCTCGACCTGCAAGGCAAGGTCGCCTTCGCGCTCTCGGGGGGTCCCGCGGGCATGGACGATGTCCCCGATGCCGGCGAAAAGTCGGTCATGGCCAGCCGGGCTGGAGCGGCGGGCTTCCTGTCCATGCCTCCCGAACGGTTTCTGCGCGTGATGCGCCGGCCCACCTTCAAGCGCTTCATCCTCAGCCGCGACCAGGTGAGTCTGGTTGAAAGCCCTTCCGTCAACCGGCCTTCGGCCGTCATCCTCACCCCGGACTCGGCAGCCCCCCTGCTGACGGCAGCGGGACTCGTTCTCGACATCGCCTACGATCCTCCCCCCAAATTCGACATGACGCCCAGGAGCTTGGGAATCCGGGCCGAGGCCCAGGTGGCCATGGACGAAGAGATCTTCAAGGTGGCCAACGTGGCGGGGATCCTGGAAGGGTCCGACCCCGGACTCAAGGACCAGCACATCGTCATCAGCGCGCATCAGGACCATCTCGAGACGCGCGATGACGGCACCATCTTTCCAGGAGCCGACGACGACGCTTCGGGCGTGGCCGCCGTCCTCGAGATCGCCCAGAGTTTCGCCGCCTTCCCCCCCCGCCGTTCCATTCTGGTCATGTTTCACAGCGGAGAAGAAGAGGGGCTGCTGGGTTCGCGTTACAACACCGACGTAGCCCCGGCCGTCCCCCTCGAGTCCATCGTCGCCAACCTCAACATGGACATGATCGGACGGTCCAAGGGCGAGGACGCATCAGGCCCCGGCAACAGCCTGCTCACCGGGCCCAACGGCGTCTACGTGATCGGTGCCGACCGCATAAGCCGTCAACTGCACGACATCAACATCTCCACCAACCAGGACTTCGAGAAGCTCGACTTCGACTACACCCTGAACGACCCGTCCCACCCCTCGCGCCTTTACTACCGCTCCGACCATTGGAACTACGGCAAACACGAGGTGCCTTTCATCTTCTTCTTCAGCGGTATCCACGAGGATTACCACCGTCCCTCGGACACGGTCGACAAGATCGACTTCGCCAAGACCACAGCCGTGGCGCGCCATATTTTCGCCCTGGCCTGGAGGCTGGCTACCATGGAGGAGCGGGTCAAAGCCGATTGA